From the Glandiceps talaboti chromosome 12, keGlaTala1.1, whole genome shotgun sequence genome, one window contains:
- the LOC144443476 gene encoding activating signal cointegrator 1-like translates to MSSASQKLQWCSDELSRYLHVPSSEVQDIAKYVLNIDITEELEEYMLELLDGSNPKHRRFIDELKSLTTSPKRQPLIPDNVQVYRKFDDTEDQFQSGEKTKSKKTKQKPEKQKVDLMKIPFKPRMPGDPPVREEDYLGTSSTATQSAASKQGSAKKKQKYVSLYSTEGQAKSIVQIPGRHPCECQAQKHRLINNCVKCGRVVCEQEGSGPCFFCGALVCTPEEQEVLARNSHKSEKLLKKLMGDHLINDKLTGRIDTEASKMKANFEKAVKHKDKLIEYDRTSVRRTQVIDDESDYFATDTNRWLSKTERDALKKREDQLREVRHGSRRNKKVTLDFAGRQVLDDNEVVDMYNRNDAVVQAINFGTDYRTGGQTQINSESGLINPNITQKAPKFVLKGKSKIQNAKMSDTLENSKAKSAFRIQDRELLEMSDDGMSLSMHQPWASLLIAGIKIHEGRTWYSPHRGRLWIAAAAKKPTPQEITELENMHAMMNPDEDFEFPEQYPISCLLGCVDVVDCMSQEQYREKFPNGESASPYVFICENPQELVVKFPIKGQHKIWKLEPHIHQAAKKGLRRK, encoded by the exons ACTCCAGTGGTGTTCCGACGAACTATCCAGATATCTTCACGTTCCGTCATCAGAAGTTCAAGATATTGCTAA gtatgttttgaatattgacATTACTGAAGAACTGGAGGAATATATGTTAGAACTATTAGATGGTAGTAACCCAAAGCACAGAAGATTTATAGATGAACTTAAAAGCCTGACCACCTCACCAAAAAGACAACCACTTATACCAGACaatgtccaggtttacagaAAGTTTGACGATACAGAAGACCAGTTTCAGAGTGGTgagaaaacaaaaagtaaaaAGACTAAACAGAAACCAGAAAAACAAAAAGTGGATTTGATGAAGATACCCTTCAAGCCCAGAATGCCAGGAGACCCACCTGTTAGG GAGGAAGATTATCTTGGCACTTCAAGTACTGCTACTCAATCAGCTGCCAGTAAACAAGGCAGTGCTAAGAAGAAACAGAAATATGTGTCTCTATACAGTACAGAAGGACAAGCCAAAAGTATTGTACAGATACCAGGCAGACATCCATGTGAATGTCAAGCACAAAAACATAGACTTATCAATAACTGTGTCAAATGTGGCAGAGTAGTGTGTGAACAAGAAGGCTCTGGACCATGTTTCTTTTGTGGTGCTTTG GTGTGTACACCAGAAGAACAAGAAGTTTTGGCTAGAAATTCCCACAAAAGTGAAAAGCTACTCAAGAAGTTGATGGGCGATCATCTTATCAATGACAAATTAACAGGAAGGATAGATACTGAAGCTTCCAAAATGAAGGCAAATTTTGAGAAAGCAGTGAAGCACAAAGACAAACTTATAGAATACGATAGAACAAG TGTGAGAAGAACTCAGGTGATAGATGATGAGTCTGATTACTTTGCAACTGACACAAACCGATGGCTGTCAAAAACAGAACGAGATGCTTTGAAGAAAAGAGAAGACCAACTGAGAGAAGTTCGGCATGGCTCTAGGAGGAATAAAAAAGTGACTTTAGACTTTGCTGGTAGACAAGTACTGGATGATAATGAAGTTGTTGATATGTATAACAG AAACGATGCTGTTGTTCAAGCTATCAACTTTGGTACAGACTACAGAACAGGTGGACAAACACAGATAAACTCAGAGTCTGGTCTTATCAATCCGAATATCACACAGAAAGCACCAAAG tttgttttgaaaGGCAAATCGAAAATTCAAAATGCTAAGATGTCAGACACATTGGAGAACTCCAAAGCTAAAAGTGCATTTCGTATACAAGACAGAGAACTACTTGAAATGTCAGACGATGGTATGTCTTTAAGTATGCACCAGCCTTGGGCTTCTTTACTGATTGCTGGAATAAAGAT ACATGAAGGCAGGACATGGTATAGTCCACACAGAGGTAGACTATGGATAGCTGCAGCTGCCAAGAAACCAACCCCACAAGAGATAACAGAGCTAGAAAACATGCACGCAATGATGAACCCGG ATGAAGATTTTGAATTTCCTGAACAGTATCCTATCAGTTGTCTGTTAGGTTGTGTTGATGTTGTGGATTGTATGTCACAGGAGCAATACAGAGAAAAG TTTCCTAATGGTGAGTCTGCATCCCCATATGTGTTTATCTGTGAAAATCCTCAGGAATTAGTGGTGAAATTTCCAATTAAGGGCCAGCATAAAATAT GGAAGCTTGAACCACACATACACCAAGCAGCAAAGAAAGGCCTGCGGAGAAAATAA